One genomic segment of Chitinibacter sp. FCG-7 includes these proteins:
- a CDS encoding NAD(P)H-dependent oxidoreductase, with protein MSKKVLVILGHGLNDSLCGALSAQYAESAAAAGHQVQVLKLGELEFDPILRQGFRQIQPLEADLQQAQAQIAWAEHIALIYPIWWGAAPALLKGFIDRVFLPGFAFKYDENSSFQVKLLAGRSAHLMATMDTPPWYYRWVYRLSVLKQMRKTTLEFCGIKVSKTAVFGPVISADDTQKATWLAQASALAAQI; from the coding sequence ATGAGTAAAAAAGTATTGGTGATTTTGGGGCATGGCTTGAACGACAGTCTGTGCGGCGCACTGAGCGCGCAATACGCCGAGAGTGCTGCGGCGGCCGGGCATCAGGTGCAGGTGTTGAAACTGGGCGAGCTCGAATTCGATCCTATCCTGCGCCAAGGCTTTCGGCAGATCCAGCCGCTGGAGGCCGATTTGCAGCAGGCACAAGCGCAAATCGCCTGGGCTGAGCACATTGCGCTGATTTACCCGATCTGGTGGGGCGCTGCGCCAGCCCTCCTCAAAGGCTTTATCGACCGTGTGTTTCTGCCCGGCTTTGCCTTTAAATATGATGAAAATTCCAGCTTTCAGGTCAAATTGCTCGCTGGGCGTAGTGCGCACCTGATGGCCACGATGGACACGCCACCGTGGTATTACCGCTGGGTGTATCGCCTGTCGGTGCTCAAACAAATGCGCAAAACCACGCTGGAATTTTGCGGCATCAAGGTGAGCAAAACGGCGGTTTTCGGCCCGGTGATCAGCGCAGATGACACGCAAAAAGCCACCTGGCTCGCCCAAGCCAGCGCCTTGGCAGCGCAGATTTAA
- a CDS encoding MerR family transcriptional regulator, whose amino-acid sequence MYIGELAKLSGASAKAIRHYESLGLLGRVARQGVYRVYDTQDVQVVQWIKQAQSLGFRLAEIVAAFQRDADGQLDWREMSHQIELKREAVRQEISRLQMLEACLTTIHLEINECLSGEPLAAEPSPEQAKFYAFCADSQPA is encoded by the coding sequence ATGTATATCGGTGAACTCGCCAAACTCAGCGGCGCTAGCGCCAAAGCGATTCGTCACTATGAAAGTCTGGGTCTGCTCGGCCGGGTTGCGCGGCAAGGCGTTTATCGTGTTTACGATACGCAAGATGTGCAGGTGGTGCAGTGGATCAAACAGGCGCAAAGCCTGGGGTTTCGTCTGGCCGAGATCGTCGCGGCGTTTCAGCGTGATGCTGACGGCCAGCTCGACTGGCGCGAGATGAGCCACCAGATTGAACTGAAACGCGAAGCCGTACGGCAAGAAATATCACGTCTGCAAATGCTGGAAGCCTGCCTGACCACCATTCATCTTGAGATCAACGAATGCCTCAGCGGTGAGCCTTTGGCTGCCGAGCCCAGCCCTGAGCAGGCTAAATTTTACGCTTTTTGCGCCGACTCACAGCCCGCTTGA
- a CDS encoding Rossmann-like and DUF2520 domain-containing protein, with translation MLTLNLIGAGRLGKSIAQMAQQSGRYRLAAIYSRSLASSTAAGMWIGAGEVVAQLGDLPSADLWLISVPDGAIAGVAAELAELKLVKQGAVAFHASGALAADQLAPLAAQGAYCASWHPAFSFADPTRAVQTFVGTLCALEGDAKAVAILSEFTAAIGGCAFALSSEAGAKVAYHAALSMAANFLVTLSDLSLKTAEQAGIAPEIAQQLVLGLIRQTLNNIDSLGAAAALTGPIVRGDAATVAQHLAVLPPATQAVYRALGVATVALAGERLSHPATINQLLRAKD, from the coding sequence ATGCTGACGCTCAATCTGATCGGTGCAGGGCGCTTGGGAAAAAGTATTGCGCAGATGGCGCAGCAAAGCGGGCGGTATCGCCTTGCAGCCATTTATTCACGTAGCCTAGCGAGCAGTACTGCCGCGGGTATGTGGATAGGCGCGGGTGAGGTGGTGGCGCAGCTTGGCGATCTACCATCTGCCGATTTGTGGCTCATCTCCGTGCCAGATGGCGCGATTGCGGGCGTGGCCGCTGAACTGGCTGAGCTTAAGCTCGTCAAGCAAGGCGCGGTGGCGTTTCACGCCAGCGGCGCGTTGGCGGCCGATCAACTCGCACCGCTGGCCGCGCAGGGCGCGTATTGCGCCAGCTGGCATCCGGCGTTTTCCTTTGCCGACCCCACGCGCGCGGTGCAGACCTTCGTTGGCACTTTGTGTGCGCTCGAAGGCGATGCCAAGGCGGTGGCGATACTGAGCGAATTTACGGCTGCGATTGGTGGTTGTGCTTTTGCGCTCAGTAGCGAGGCGGGCGCGAAAGTGGCGTATCACGCCGCGCTGAGCATGGCGGCGAATTTCTTGGTCACGCTCAGCGATTTGTCGCTGAAAACTGCCGAGCAGGCGGGTATTGCCCCAGAGATCGCGCAGCAATTGGTATTGGGGCTGATACGTCAGACTTTGAATAATATCGACAGCCTCGGCGCTGCCGCTGCGCTCACTGGCCCGATTGTGCGCGGCGATGCGGCCACGGTGGCGCAGCATCTGGCCGTGCTGCCGCCCGCCACGCAGGCGGTGTATCGCGCGCTGGGCGTCGCAACAGTGGCACTGGCGGGCGAGCGGCTGAGCCATCCGGCGACTATCAATCAATTACTGCGTGCCAAGGACTAA